One window of Hujiaoplasma nucleasis genomic DNA carries:
- a CDS encoding DUF1643 domain-containing protein, translated as MIDMACTIPNFINLKHIDYRPRKIFANRYYLYFKIKRKKRKKIVFIIMKNPSESFKGYHLKKTKNYTDKFLDITTTKAITLAKKKGYTDIFLLNLYPYYDSVARNINSHYGFVKRSNPKSNPVANDAVRYLKNIEVIEKLYNKYKELKPDVILACGNANGIFRGYYDARIKEILNFACKNSIVLKEVARYKSKCKGISSGKICYPKHPQRWGYNDNIY; from the coding sequence ATGATTGATATGGCTTGTACAATTCCGAATTTTATCAATTTAAAACATATTGATTATCGGCCAAGGAAAATTTTTGCGAATAGGTATTATTTGTACTTTAAAATAAAGAGAAAAAAGAGAAAAAAAATTGTCTTTATTATTATGAAAAACCCTAGTGAATCCTTTAAAGGGTATCATTTGAAAAAAACAAAAAATTACACTGATAAGTTCTTAGATATAACTACCACGAAAGCCATAACTCTAGCTAAGAAAAAAGGGTATACAGATATATTTTTGTTGAACTTGTATCCTTATTATGATTCGGTGGCAAGAAATATTAATTCGCACTATGGATTTGTGAAAAGGTCAAACCCAAAATCTAATCCAGTAGCAAATGATGCTGTCAGATATTTAAAAAATATTGAAGTTATTGAAAAACTCTATAATAAATATAAAGAATTAAAGCCTGATGTCATTTTGGCTTGTGGTAATGCCAATGGTATTTTTAGGGGATATTATGATGCTCGAATTAAAGAGATATTAAATTTTGCTTGTAAGAATTCTATAGTCCTTAAGGAAGTAGCAAGGTATAAATCAAAGTGTAAAGGAATATCTAGTGGCAAAATTTGTTATCCAAAACATCCTCAAAGATGGGGTTATAATGATAATATTTATTGA
- a CDS encoding HNH endonuclease produces MKKPKELHRFYKSKDWKLAREIKIFDANGRCERCGALGEEVHHKKSLTLNNIGDTNISLKQNNLELLCKKCHNKEHKRFSNQQQFDKEGNLISR; encoded by the coding sequence ATGAAAAAGCCTAAAGAACTACATCGATTTTATAAATCTAAGGACTGGAAGTTGGCCAGAGAGATTAAGATATTTGATGCGAATGGAAGATGCGAGAGATGTGGTGCATTAGGTGAAGAAGTTCATCATAAGAAAAGTCTCACATTAAATAATATTGGTGATACAAATATTAGTTTGAAACAAAATAACTTAGAACTCTTATGTAAGAAATGTCATAATAAAGAACACAAGCGTTTCTCTAATCAACAGCAATTTGATAAAGAGGGGAACTTAATTTCTAGATAG
- the metK gene encoding methionine adenosyltransferase, which yields MDKMQVITSESVFSGHPDKVCDQISDAILDALLEQDKNSRVAVETAIKDDLVIVFGEVTTRAKVNYKDIAKRKLKEIGYDDEFLVMEKISKQSPDIALGVNSTDSHEQGAGDQGIMFGYACNETQEFMPLPIMLANQISKEMDKIRKEKYSHIFGPDGKCQVSVAYKNGRPKKVKTIVISAQTKPHIRKELYEDIIINEVLTKAFDYDTIMKAEVLINPTGEFVIGGPYADSGLTGRKIIVDTYGGYARHGGGAFSGKDVSKVDRSAAYYARYVAKAVVGAGLATHCEIHLSYAIGVAKPVSVLVYTFDTGVTCDEEIQALVNYVFDFKPENIRKELKLDSVKFQDLAAYGHFGREDLDVRWEHVDDKITELRQLYEKA from the coding sequence ATGGATAAAATGCAAGTAATAACAAGTGAGTCAGTATTCTCTGGTCATCCGGATAAAGTCTGTGACCAAATCAGTGATGCCATATTAGATGCTTTATTAGAACAAGATAAAAACTCAAGAGTAGCTGTTGAGACAGCCATTAAGGATGATTTAGTTATTGTCTTTGGAGAAGTTACAACAAGAGCTAAAGTAAACTATAAAGATATAGCAAAACGAAAACTTAAAGAGATAGGTTATGATGATGAGTTTTTGGTCATGGAAAAGATAAGCAAACAATCACCTGATATCGCTCTTGGTGTAAACTCAACAGACTCACATGAACAAGGTGCAGGGGATCAAGGGATTATGTTTGGTTATGCTTGTAATGAAACACAGGAATTCATGCCTTTGCCGATTATGCTTGCGAATCAAATCTCCAAAGAAATGGATAAGATTCGTAAAGAGAAGTATTCGCATATCTTTGGTCCAGATGGTAAGTGTCAAGTATCAGTAGCATATAAAAACGGTAGACCAAAGAAAGTAAAGACTATTGTTATATCAGCGCAAACCAAACCTCATATAAGAAAAGAACTCTATGAAGATATAATCATCAATGAAGTTCTAACCAAGGCCTTTGATTATGATACGATAATGAAGGCTGAGGTATTAATTAATCCGACTGGTGAGTTTGTCATTGGTGGACCTTATGCAGATTCAGGTTTAACGGGTAGAAAGATAATTGTAGATACATATGGTGGATATGCTAGACATGGCGGTGGAGCTTTCTCAGGAAAGGACGTAAGCAAGGTTGATCGCAGTGCGGCTTATTATGCTAGATACGTAGCAAAGGCCGTTGTTGGCGCAGGTTTGGCCACACATTGCGAGATTCACTTAAGCTACGCTATTGGAGTAGCGAAGCCGGTTAGTGTTTTAGTTTATACATTTGATACAGGAGTGACTTGTGATGAAGAGATACAAGCGCTTGTGAATTATGTATTTGATTTCAAACCAGAGAACATAAGAAAGGAGCTTAAACTTGATAGTGTTAAGTTTCAAGACTTAGCTGCTTATGGGCACTTCGGTAGAGAAGATTTAGATGTTCGTTGGGAGCATGTGGATGATAAGATTACTGAATTGAGACAGTTATATGAAAAAGCCTAA
- a CDS encoding DUF6329 domain-containing protein, which translates to MKVNLIRKATPEELLPQDEFIIEKEIIIAEDLFERFIHDPLDDYDFIKENIDIMYCDKEDVFHCIFITSKAHEFGILVESEGYHYARYTAYINKSVLRSE; encoded by the coding sequence ATGAAAGTTAACCTTATAAGAAAAGCAACACCTGAAGAATTGTTGCCACAAGATGAATTTATCATAGAAAAAGAAATCATCATAGCAGAAGATTTGTTTGAAAGGTTCATACACGATCCACTTGATGATTATGATTTTATAAAAGAAAACATAGATATAATGTATTGTGATAAAGAAGATGTGTTCCATTGTATTTTCATAACAAGTAAGGCACATGAATTTGGTATCTTGGTTGAAAGCGAAGGTTATCATTACGCAAGATATACAGCTTATATAAATAAATCAGTACTAAGGAGCGAATAG
- a CDS encoding DNA modification methylase, with protein MKKIKSLIEYDNNPRNNEEAIEAVANSIREFGFKVPIVITSDDVIIAGHTRLKASVSLGLEEVPCIIADDLNEAQIKAFRLADNKTAEFATWDLSKLEDELANIDMDMLQFGFEELESLLPDNASDDDFDIEGEIPEEPFSKPGDIYQLGNHRIMCGDSTNGDDVAKLLDGQLVDMVFTDPPYNVDYEGTAGKIKNDKMEDDSFYLFLSAAFNNMFEHTKLGGAIYVCHADTEGLNFRNAFKNAGYKLAECLIWVKNALVLGRQDYHWRHEPILYGWKEGAAHFFVDDRTQDTIWEYNKPKRNDEHPTMKPLELVGRAISNSSRRYESILDLFGGSGSTMIASEQLDRHSYLMELDEKFVDVIVKRYIRHTESKENCYLIRDGKTSPISHFDNF; from the coding sequence ATGAAAAAGATAAAGAGTCTAATTGAATATGATAATAATCCTAGAAATAATGAAGAAGCTATAGAAGCGGTTGCTAATTCTATAAGAGAGTTTGGGTTTAAAGTGCCGATTGTGATTACAAGTGACGATGTCATTATAGCCGGTCACACGCGTCTAAAAGCCTCTGTGTCGCTTGGCTTAGAAGAGGTGCCCTGTATTATCGCAGATGATTTAAATGAGGCACAAATCAAAGCCTTTCGCTTAGCGGATAATAAGACAGCAGAGTTTGCCACTTGGGACTTATCTAAATTGGAAGATGAATTAGCAAACATTGATATGGACATGTTACAGTTTGGTTTTGAAGAACTAGAAAGCCTTCTACCTGACAATGCATCTGATGATGACTTTGATATTGAAGGTGAAATACCAGAAGAGCCTTTTTCTAAACCAGGAGATATTTATCAATTAGGTAATCATAGAATTATGTGTGGTGATTCAACTAACGGGGATGATGTGGCTAAGTTATTGGATGGCCAATTAGTTGATATGGTATTTACAGATCCACCATATAATGTTGATTATGAAGGAACTGCAGGTAAAATTAAGAACGATAAGATGGAAGATGATAGCTTCTATCTTTTTTTGTCGGCTGCTTTTAATAATATGTTTGAACATACAAAACTTGGTGGCGCAATTTATGTATGCCATGCGGACACAGAAGGTTTAAACTTTAGAAATGCATTTAAGAATGCTGGTTACAAATTAGCTGAGTGTTTAATCTGGGTTAAGAATGCACTTGTTCTTGGTAGACAAGATTATCACTGGCGTCATGAGCCTATTCTTTATGGATGGAAAGAGGGTGCAGCTCATTTCTTTGTGGATGATAGAACTCAAGATACCATCTGGGAATATAACAAACCTAAAAGAAATGATGAACATCCAACAATGAAGCCTTTAGAGTTAGTTGGTAGGGCCATTAGTAATTCATCAAGAAGATATGAATCAATTCTTGATCTATTTGGTGGTTCTGGTTCGACGATGATAGCATCTGAGCAATTAGACAGACATTCATACTTAATGGAGTTAGATGAGAAGTTTGTTGATGTGATTGTTAAAAGATATATCAGACATACTGAAAGTAAAGAAAATTGTTATTTAATCAGAGATGGGAAAACATCTCCGATTAGCCATTTTGATAACTTTTAA